In one Melospiza melodia melodia isolate bMelMel2 unplaced genomic scaffold, bMelMel2.pri scaffold_316, whole genome shotgun sequence genomic region, the following are encoded:
- the KASH5 gene encoding protein KASH5 isoform X2, translating into MKAVVKRLEEENTELRRQARHAEKEQRSLCSRAEGLQEENQRLLAEGQGLREQLQAQAARVASLEAQLCRGTALLSARDTALAQVSARSVTLPLPQLSPGPPLALSPSPSLPGPVPQAGRGRRS; encoded by the exons ATGAAGGCCGTGGTGAAGCGGCTGGAGGAGGAGAACACCGAGCTgcggcggcaggcacggcacgCG gagAAGGAGCAGCGCAGCCTGTGCTCACGGGCCGAGGGCCTGCAGGAGGAG AACCAGCGGCTCCTCGCCGAGGGCCAGGGACTGCGGGAGCAGCTCCAGGCGCAGGCGGCTCGGGTGGCCAGCCTGGAG gcccagctctgccgtggcactgccctgctctctgcccgGGACACTGCCCTTGCCCAGGTGAGCGCGCGCTCAGTGACACTGCCACTGCCTCAGCTGTCACCAGGGCCACCCCTGgccctgtcccccagcccctcactTCCAGGCCCTGTCCCACAGGCAGGCAGAGGGCGCAGGAGCTGA
- the KASH5 gene encoding protein KASH5 isoform X1, with the protein MKAVVKRLEEENTELRRQARHAEKEQRSLCSRAEGLQEENQRLLAEGQGLREQLQAQAARVASLEVSTVAMELGLCWTVTVLSPCPHPSAQAQLCRGTALLSARDTALAQVSARSVTLPLPQLSPGPPLALSPSPSLPGPVPQAGRGRRS; encoded by the exons ATGAAGGCCGTGGTGAAGCGGCTGGAGGAGGAGAACACCGAGCTgcggcggcaggcacggcacgCG gagAAGGAGCAGCGCAGCCTGTGCTCACGGGCCGAGGGCCTGCAGGAGGAG AACCAGCGGCTCCTCGCCGAGGGCCAGGGACTGCGGGAGCAGCTCCAGGCGCAGGCGGCTCGGGTGGCCAGCCTGGAGGTGAGCACGGTGGccatggagctggggctgtgttggacagtgacagtgctgagtccctgtccccatccctctgcccaggcccagctctgccgtggcactgccctgctctctgcccgGGACACTGCCCTTGCCCAGGTGAGCGCGCGCTCAGTGACACTGCCACTGCCTCAGCTGTCACCAGGGCCACCCCTGgccctgtcccccagcccctcactTCCAGGCCCTGTCCCACAGGCAGGCAGAGGGCGCAGGAGCTGA
- the CD37 gene encoding leukocyte antigen CD37 — MSPKSCLGCTKCFLFLLNLFFFFLGILLLAFSFWVLFDRQSFAAVLGSPVLSLRLCSYGFSGVGMATMLLGFLGCLGALKEVKAMLGLYFGLLLLLLAAQITVVIIVYTQRAALAAKVAAYTEELIRSYPAQGPPGDPHESWDAVQQQLGCCGWKGPQDWEQHDGDGDRAIACSCLRAPNSTHGSPGVLPHGRCPTAAPQDTFPTGCKERVQSWLAGNLVTIVGACIGIGLGELSLLMLSMFLLRNLDSRYEKLLRGL; from the exons ATGAGCCCCAAGAGCTGCCTGGGCTGCACCAAgtgcttcctcttcctcctcaaccTCTTCTTCTTC TTCCTGGGCATCCTCCTCCTCGCCTTCAGCTTCTGGGTCCTGTTCGACCGGCAGAGCTTCGCCGCCGTGCTGG ggtcgCCGGTGCTCAGCCTGAGGCTCTGCTCCTACGGCTTCTCGGGGGTCGGCATGGCCACCATGCTCCTGGGCTTCCTGGGCTGcctgggggccctcaaggaggtCAAGGCCATGCTGGGGCTG TATttcgggctgctgctgctgctcctcgctGCCCAGATCACCGTGGTCATCATCGTCTACACGCAGCGCGCCGCT CTGGCTGCCAAGGTGGCCGCCTACACCGAGGAGCTGATCCGGAGCTACCCAGCCCAGGGACCACCTGGGGACCCCCACGAGAGCTGGGACGCTGTCCAGCAGCAG CTCggctgctgtggctggaagggaccccaggactgggagcagcacgatggggacggggacagagccatcgcctgctcctgcctcagggcaCCCAACAGCACCCACGGGAGCCCGGGGGTGCTGCCCCACGGCCGCTGCCCCACGGCCGCCCCCCAGGACACCTTCCCCACG GGCTGCAAGGAGAGAGTCCAGAGCTGGCTGGCCGGAAACCTGGTCACCATCGTGGGGGCTTGCATCGGCATCGGCCTGGGGGAG ctctccctgctgatGCTGTCGATGTTCCTGCTCCGGAACCTGGACTCTCGCTACGAGAAGCTGCTGCGGGGGCTCTGA
- the BAX gene encoding apoptosis regulator BAX: MAAAAASAQRGGGGGGGSGGSDPGADPGAGAGGGEPAPPPGGGGASSDQIMQTGAILLRAFVRDRVQRCGDPQAVALSEAELGQPQPSSPDTKRLSECLRRIGDELDSNMELQRMIEQVGCDAPKKLFFRVAREMFADGTFNWGRVVALFYFACKLVLKALCTKVPELVQTILRWTMEYLQEHVLAWIQAQGGWEGLLSHFGTPTWQTITIFAAGVLTASLTIWKMS; the protein is encoded by the exons atggcggcggcggcggcctcggcccagcggggcggcggcggcggaggcggcagcggcggcagcgatCCCGGGGCCGATCCCGGagccggggccggcggcggcgaGCCCGCCCCGCCACCAGGGGGCGGCG GGGCCTCCTCGGACCAGATCATGCAGACCGGGGCGATCCTGCTGCGGGC GTTCGTGCGGGACCGCGTGCAGCGCTGCGGGGACCCCCAGGCCGTGGCGCTGAGCGAGGCCGAgctgggccagccccagcccagcagccccgaCACCAAGCGCCTCAGCGAGTGCCTGCGCCGCATCGGCGACGAGCTGGACAGcaacatggagctgcagag GATGATCGAGCAGGTGGGCTGTGACGCCCCCAAGAAGCTTTTCTTCCGCGTGGCGCGGGAGATGTTCGCCGACGGCACCTTCAACTGGGGCCGCGTGGTCGCCCTCTTCTACTTTGCCTGCAAGCTGGTGCTCAAG GCTCTGTGCACCAAGGTCCCGGAGCTGGTGCAGACCATCCTGCGCTGGACCATGGAGTACCTGCAGGAGCACGTGCTGGCCTGGATCCAGGCCCAGGGCGGATGG GAAGGGCTCCTGTCCCACTTCGGGACCCCCACCTGGCAGACCATCACCATCTTCGCCGCCGGCGTGCTCACGGCCTCGCTGACCATCTGGAAGATGTCCTAG
- the LOC134434064 gene encoding ferritin heavy chain A-like: protein MESQVRQNYHRDCEAAINRMANMELYASYVYLSMGFYFDRDDVALSRLSRYFLEQSREEREHAEGLLRFQTNRGGRVLLQDIKKPERDTWGSALEAVEAALQLEKSVNQALLELHALAAEKGDPHLCDFLESHYLDEQVKAIKALGDYATNLRRLNNGGGAPSGLGEYLFDRLSLEERS, encoded by the exons ATGGAGTCCCAGGTCCGCCAGAATTACCACCGCGACTGCGAGGCCGCCATCAACCGCATGGCCAACATGGAGCTCTACGCCTCCTACGTCTACCTGTCCATG GGCTTCTACTTCGATAGGGACGACGTGGCCCTGTCGCGACTGTCGCGGTACTTCCTGGAGCAGTCGCGGGAGGAGCGGGAGCACGCCGAGGGGCTGCTGCGCTTCCAGACCAACCGCGGCGGCCGCGTCCTGCTGCAGGACATCAAg AAGCCGGAGCGGGACACCTGGGGCTCGGCGCTGGAGGCGGTGGAGGCGGCGCTGCAGCTGGAGAAGTCGGTGAACCAGGCGCTGCTGGAGCTGCACGCCCTGGCTGCCGAGAAGGGAGACCCCCAC CTCTGTGACTTCCTGGAGTCGCACTACCTGGACGAGCAGGTGAAGGCCATCAAGGCTCTGGGCGACTACGCCACCAACCTGCGGCGCCTCAACAACGGCGGGGGGGCCCCGAGCGGCCTGGGCGAGTACCTGTTCGACCGCCTGAGCCTGGAGGAGCGCAGCTGA